GGCATGCTCTACGAGCGCGCCGCCCACGAGATCGCGTGGGACTACATCGCGCGGGAGACGAGCGACGACGACCGGGTCGTCTCGGCGAAACGCGCGCTCGACGCCTTCGCCGCCGCGGGTGTGACCTCGGTCGTGGATATGGGGATGAACGGCGCGGACTGGCGTGCGCTGCAGACCCTCGCCGAGCAGAGCGGTGGATCGCTCCCTGTGCGTGTCAGCGCCCACTGGCTCGTCGCCGACGCCGGCGACGACGAGGGGAATCTCGCTCAGGTCCGGCGGGCGATGGCCGCGCGCGCGGAGTCGACGGAGTGGCTGGATGTCATCGGCATCAAGCTGATCCTCGACGGCACGATTGATGCGTGTACGGCTGCCATGCGGCATCCGTATGCCGACGGCAGCAACGACGACCTCCTGTGGGACGTCGACCGCCTGCACCGGGTGGCGACCGACGCGGATGCCGTGCAGTTGCGGCTGGCGATCCACGCGATCGGCGACCGCGCGAGTTCGATCGCGCTCGACGTGCTGGAGAGGGTCGTCGCCGAGAATCCGTCGTGGGATCGGCGGCCGCGGATCGAGCACCTCGAGGTGGTCGCCGACGAGACTCCCGCACGGATGGCCGCGCTCGGCGTCACGGCATCCGTTCAGCCCGTGCATGCCGACCCGGCGATCCAGTCGAACTGGCGGGCGGTCCTGGGAGACGACCGCGTGGAGCGGGGATTCGCGTGGCCGCTCTTCAGCGAAGCGGGGGCTCTCGTCGCCTTCGGCACCGACGCGCCGACCGCGCCGCACGAGGCGCTCGACAACCTCTTCGTCGCGACGACCCGTCGCTCCGCGCTCGACCCGAGCCTGCCGGCGAACCACCCGCAGTGGTCCCTCCCCCTCGATGCGGCGTTCCGTCACGCGACGATCGACTCCGCGGCATCCTTCGCCGTCGACGACCGGGTGGGCAGGATCGCGACGGGCTATCGCGCCGATCTGACGGTTCTCGACCGCGATCCCGCGGAAGCGGACGGATTGCGGGGCAACGCCGTCGCCCTGACGATCAACGCAGGACGCGTCGTCTTCACGGGCGAGGCCGCCGACCGGGTCACGGCTCGGTAGGGAACGCGACCATGCGGAGCAGACGAGCGAGTTCGACCCGCTCCGCGGCGCTCAGCGGCCGCAGGGACTCCTCCTCGGCGGAGCGCGCCGACGCGCGCGCTGCGGTGTACGCGGCGCGCCCCGCGTCGGTCGCGACGACGACGTTCGCCCGGCGGTCTCGCGGGTCGGATTCGCGGACGACGAGGCCGTCCCTCGCGAGGTCGTCGATGAGGGCGACGACCTGGCTCGGGTCGAGGCGGAGGAAGTCGGCGAGCTCGCGCTGCGACGGATGCTGCTCCGACACCGCGAGCGCGAGGACCGAGTACGACCGCACCCTCAGGTCGTGGGCAGCCAGGGCTGCGTTGCCGCGCGACTGCGTCGTCGCGCTCGCGCGGGCGAGTAGGAAGCCGAGGTCGTCGATGAGCGGACTGTCATCGAGCCCGGCCGACGGGGTCCCGCTCGTCGCCGCAGGTGTCATCCCGACACTGTAGCAAGCAGTGCGAATTCACAATCATTGACTTTCACAATGGTTGAGTGCAACCATGGTCGCGGACGAAGGAGTCATCATGACGCTCGAAGGAAAAGTCGCCATCATCACCGGCTCGGGTCGAGGCCTGGGCCTCGCCTACGCGAAAGAACTCGCCCGCCAGGGAGCGGCCGTCGTCATCAACGACGTCGACGAGGCCACCGCCGACGCGGCCGTACGCGAGATCCAGGATGCCGGTGGCCGCGCCACCGCTGTGACCGCCTTCGTGGGCTCGACCGAGACCGCCGACGCGCTCGTGGACGCCGCCGTCTCGACCTTCGGACGCCTGGACATCGTCGTGACCAACGCGGGCGTTCTCCGTGACACCGTGCTCTGGAAGATGAGCGACGACGACTTCGACACCGTCATCGACGTGCACCTGCGAGGCACCTTCACGACGGTCCGCGCGGCCGCCTCCTACATGCGGGC
This DNA window, taken from Microbacterium sp. MM2322, encodes the following:
- a CDS encoding amidohydrolase, with the translated sequence MNRTVLTRARILDAATAELSPETTIVIEGDTIAAIGDAPAGGQAIDLGGRVVVPGFVDSHVHLGWLGASLANVPLTDAADLGEIQRRLVAARAGLDEDATMLVGKGWLFDAVDGEPTAAMIDAVVDDIPVFLNCNDMHSVWANSAALHALGVDASTPDPAGGRIARLASGEPAGMLYERAAHEIAWDYIARETSDDDRVVSAKRALDAFAAAGVTSVVDMGMNGADWRALQTLAEQSGGSLPVRVSAHWLVADAGDDEGNLAQVRRAMAARAESTEWLDVIGIKLILDGTIDACTAAMRHPYADGSNDDLLWDVDRLHRVATDADAVQLRLAIHAIGDRASSIALDVLERVVAENPSWDRRPRIEHLEVVADETPARMAALGVTASVQPVHADPAIQSNWRAVLGDDRVERGFAWPLFSEAGALVAFGTDAPTAPHEALDNLFVATTRRSALDPSLPANHPQWSLPLDAAFRHATIDSAASFAVDDRVGRIATGYRADLTVLDRDPAEADGLRGNAVALTINAGRVVFTGEAADRVTAR
- a CDS encoding MarR family winged helix-turn-helix transcriptional regulator, which translates into the protein MTPAATSGTPSAGLDDSPLIDDLGFLLARASATTQSRGNAALAAHDLRVRSYSVLALAVSEQHPSQRELADFLRLDPSQVVALIDDLARDGLVVRESDPRDRRANVVVATDAGRAAYTAARASARSAEEESLRPLSAAERVELARLLRMVAFPTEP